The genomic interval CGTCGGCGGCCTGCGCCTCGCGGTCGGCTGGAACCACGGCCACCCCAGCGTCCGCCTGGTCCCCCGCGAACACCGGAAGACCCTGGCCCCGGCGGCGTGACCGCCGCCGGGCCCCGGGCCGCGGTCAGCCGCGGGGGAAGTCGTCGGTCCTGAGGATGAGACCGACGACCGTCCTCGTCAGGTCGATCCGGGTGCCGAAGCCGAAGCACACGCTGCCGTGGTACTTCCCGTCCTTCGGCAGCGTGTGCAGGTGCCACTCGCCGGTGTACGGATCGACGATCAGGTACACGGGCACACCGGCGGCGGCGTATGCGTCCTTCTTCGGCCCGTAGTCGTTGTCCGCGGTCTTCTGCGAGATCACTTCGGCGATGAAGACGACATCCTCGCAACGCCACCGTCCCTTGCTGTTCTGGGTGGCGCCCTCGGCCAGCAGGGTCACGTCGGAGGCGAAACCGTTGAGGTGTCCCGGGTAATCGATGCGGACGTCGGACTTCAGGCGCTTGCGCGGGTACTTCGCGCGCAGTTGATCGTAGAGGTCCGCAATGATGTCCCAGTGGGTGTCCCGCTGCGGCGTCATGAAGATGTGCCCCCCGACGATCTCGGCCTTGTAACCCTCGGGGACGGGCATCTTCTCCAGCCACTCGAACATCATGTCGAGCGTGAGTTCGTCGCCGCTCTCGGCCATCTCGATCCTGTCTTCGAGGACGGTCATCGTGGCGCTCCTCCTCGGCCGACGCTCCAGGCGTACAGCCGCGCGGTACAACGATACGCACGGTGACCAGGACACGCGGGACACTGGGGGCATGAGACTCTTCGCCGCCGTGCTGCCGCCCGAGGACGTGATCGGAACGCTGGCCGCCGAGGTGGGCGGGCTGCGGGAGCTGCCCGGGGCCGGCGGGATGCGGTGGACCGAGCGGGCCGGGTGGCACTTCACGCTCGCGTTCTACGGCGAGGTGGACGAGGAGACCGTGCCCGAGCTGACCGCGCGGCTGGGACGGGCCGCGGCGCGGACCGAGCCGTTCCGGCTGGCGCTCTCCGGCGGCGGCCAGTTCGGCCGGGGACGCGCCCTGTGGGCCGGGGCCGCGGGCGACCTGCGGACGATGCGACTGCTGGCCGAACGGTCCGAGGCGGCCGGACGCAAGGCGGGCGTGGAGATGGACACGCACCGGCGCTACCAGGCTCACCTGACCGTGGCCCGCAGCCGGGACGCCGTCGACGTACGGCCGTACCTCGCGGCGCTGGAGGACTTCCGCAGCCGCACCTGGACCGTGCAGGAGCTGGTGCTGGTGCGCAGCCATCTGCCCCGGTCGGGCGTTCCCGGCGAGCAGCCCCGTTACGAGGCGGTCGCCCGCCGGGCACTCGGCGCGGCCCGTTAGGCTCGACGCGTGGACCCGAAGACCCGGAACCGGATCATGGCCGGTGCGCTCGTGCTGATGTTCGTCGTGGTGGCCCTGGCGGCGGCGCTCGGGAGGTAGCGCCGCCGCCGGTCCGTCACGGCTCGCCCGCCGTCACCAGGCGAACGCCTCCGGCGACGGCCCCGGACCCGGGAAGATCTCGTCGAGCGAGGCCAGCAGCTCCTCGCTCAGCTCCAGCTCCACCGCCCGCAGCGCCGAGTCGAGCTGCTCGCGCGTACGGGGGCCGACGATCGGGCCGGTCACCCCGGGACGGGTGAGCAGCCAGGCCAGCGCCGTCTCGCCCGGCTCCAGCCCGTGCTTCTCCAGCAGGTCCTCGTACGCCTGGATCCGCTTGCGGGCCGCCGGGTCGGCCAGGGTCTCCGCGGCCCGCCCGGAGGCGCGGCGGCCGCCCTCGGCCTCCTTCTTGATGACCCCGCCCAGCAGCCCGCCGTGCAGCGGCGACCAGGGGATGACCCCGAGCCCGTAGTCCCGCGCGGCCGGGACGACCTCCATCTCGGCACGCCGCTCGGCGAGGTTGTACAGGCACTGCTCGCTGACCAGGCCGATGGTGCCGCCGCGCCGGGCGGCGATCTCGTTGGCCTGGGCGATCTTGTAGCCGGGGAAGTTGGAGGAACCGACGTAGAGGATCTTGCCCTGCTGGATCAGGACGTCGACCGCCTGCCAGATCTCCTCGAACGGGGTGGCCCGGTCGACGTGGTGGAACTGGTAGAGATCGATGTGGTCGGTCCCCAGCCGCTTCAGCGAGGCGTCCACCGCGCGCCGGATGTTCACCGCGGACAGCTTGTCGTGGTTGGGCCACGCCTCCCCGTCCGGGCCCATGTTGCCGTACACCTTGGTCGCGAGGACGACCTTGTCCCGGCGGCCGCCGCCCTGGGCGAACCAGCTGCCGATGATCTCCTCGGTGCGGCCCTTGTTCTCGCCCCAGCCGTAGACGTTGGCCGTGCCCAAAGGTCAATTTTGACGCCATGATCCGAACCACATACCGTCACCCCTTGTGCACGATGCGTGCCACAGGGGAGAGGGAGAACGAGCATGGCGAGAGTTCTGGGTGTGGTCCGCCTGTCGAGGGTGTCGGACGAGACCACATCGCCGGAGCGTCAGCGTCGGTCCATCCAGCGATGGGCCGATCAGGAGGGGCACGTCGTCGTGGGATGGGTCGAGGACATCGACGTGTCCGGCGGGGTAGAGCCGTGGAAGCGCCCAGAGTTCGGCAAGTGGTTGCCTTCGACGATCGGAAAGGAGGTCAGCGCGATCGAGCACCGGATCGCGATGGAGGAGTCGCGCGCCGATGAGTACGACATCCTCTGCGCGCTGAAGATCGACCGCCTCTCGCGGCGCGTGCTGCACGTGCACACCCTCCTGGAGTGGTGCGAGAAGAACGGCAAGGAGGTCGCGACCGTCGAGGACGGGATCAACCTCAACACGCAGATGGGGAAGCTCCTCCTGAGCCTGATCGCGTCCTTCGCGGAAGGGGAGCTCGAAGCCATCAAGGCGCGGGCCAAGTCCTCGTACAACCACCTGGTGAAGGAGGGTCGCTGGCGTGGCGGCCGCACTCCGTACGGCTACCGCGAGGAGAAGCAGGAGACCGGCGAGGGGTGGAAGCTCGTCCCTGACGACTACGGGACCGACACGGCCGGGACACTCCGTGAGATCGTCCGTCGTCTCATCGCGGGCGAGTCGGCGAACAGCATCGCGCAGTGGCTCAACGAGGACGTGTCGAAGACCCCGACGTCACTCGACGCTCAGATGATCCGCAGCGGCAAGACCCCGAAGGGCAGCCGCTGGACCGCCGCGAACACGGCCAAGGTCGTACGCTCCCGCTGCATCCTGGGGCAGATGGAGGTATCCGAGGAGGTGATGGTCGACGGGAAGAAGACGACACGACGCCGGGTCGTCCGGGACGCTGACGGCCAGCCCCTCCAGCGCGCGGAGCCGCTGATCACGCACGAGGAGTGGGAGCTGGCCAACAAGAAGCTGGACGAGAACACCAGCAAGCGCAACGGCAACCGCAAGGGTGGGTCGCCCTTGCTCCGGGTCGCGTTCTGCACATGTGGGGAGCCGGCATATCTCGGCCCTGGCCGTAACTGGCCCTACTACCGCTGTGCCTCCCGTACCACGCACAAGCCGTGTCCGACCGGAAGCAAGGGCATCGCGGCGCACACGCTGGAGGGCGCCGTGGAACAGGCGTTCCTCCTCGCTGCCGGGGATGTCGAGATCGTCCGGAAGGTCTTCCGGCCGGGCGTGGACTACACGCGTGACATCGAGGAAGTGAACCGCGCCCTGTCGGACCTGAGGGAGGATCGCGAGGCGGGCCTCTACTCCAGTGAGCTGGGCAAGCAGGAGTACCGGGAGGCGTACAAGCGGTTGGACGCGCGACGTGAACAGCTCATCGCGCAGCCCACGCGTCCGGACACCTGGGAGGAGATTCCGACAGGGGAGACCTACCGGGAACGGTGGAGCACGTTGTCGACCCAGCACGAAAAGGGCAGGGAGCTACGCGCCGCAGGGGTCAAGGCAGTCATCCATGCCGAGCCGATTCCCGGGATGGCCGCCGCGCAGCTCATGGCTCCCGATGGCCATGAGGGGATGTGGCAACACCCGGTCGGGAGGGTTCAGGTTCTGATCCCGATGGACTTCAAGCAGCGTCTGCGCAACATGGCGGCGGTCCACAGCGAAGGCTGACCGACAACTACAGGTGACGAGGAGGGTCCTGTGGTCGGGGCCTTCTGCGCGTTTGTAAGATGCCCGGCAGGTCGCCGCCGTCGCTCCCGACCGCACGAGACCGAGTCCAGGCCCGAAGGCTTGGGCGTCCACCTGTGAAGAGAGACCGTGCCGTCCGTGCACGGTCCACCCCCCCCGAAGAAAGGGAGGCACATGTCCCGCCATGAGGTTCCCCCGTTGCTCGGGAGGGGCTGATCAGCTGGTCAGGGCAGGTTGGCGGGGTTTCAGGTTCGCTCGTTCGGTCGCTGCCTGCTTGGCGTAGTGCTTCTCTTCGAACTCGAGCGGGCTGAGGTAGCCGAGGCGTTTCTGGATGCGCCGGCTGTTGTAGAACCCGTCGATGTACTCGAAGAGTGCGAGGTTCGCCTCGGCCCGGGTGGCGAAGGTGCGGCCGCGCAGGCCCTCGGTCTTGATGAGCATCCAGAGGTTCTCCGCGAGGGCGTTGTCGTAGGAGTCCCCGACGGAGCCCATGGATGCCTCGATTCCTGCTCTCATCAAGCGTGTTGTGAGCTTCACGGACGTGTACTGGCAGCCGTGGTCCGCATGATGGATCAACTGCCCGGGTTCGACCTCGCGGGAGGTGAGGGCGTACTCGAGGGTGGTCAGTACGAGGTCGGCGTCCGCGCGGGCGGCAGTCTCCCAGGCCACCACCCGGCGGGAGAACGCGTCCCTGATCGCCGACAGCCACAAAGGTCCCTCGCCGGTGGGAATCATGGTGAGGTCGGTGACCCACAGCCGGTTCGGTCCGTCCGCGGTGAAGTCGCGTCTGACCAGGTCGGGGGCGAGCTCGGCGTCCCGGTCGCGGCGGGTGAAGCCCTTGCCCGTCCGACGAGGGCTGATCCCGGCGAGGCCGGCTTCGCGCATGAGCCGTTCGACTCGTTTGCGGCCGACGAGGACGCCTTCCCTTTTCAGGACGGCATGCACGCGGGGCGAGCCGTAGATGCCTCCGGAGTCGGTGTGGATCCGCTGGATCTGCCCGGTCAGCTCGGTGTCCCGGCGGCGCCGTTCGCACGGCTCCTTCGCCGCCCGGCGCCACCGGTAGTAGGTGGAGGAAGGGATGCGCAGTTCCCGGAGAGTGGGCTCGACCTCCAGGTGCTCGTGCTCGTCGAAGAGCGCGGTCACCCGGGCCGGGTCGGGTCGAGCTGTGCCGCGAAAAAAGCCGAGGCCGTCCGCAGGATCTCGTTCGACCGCCTGAGCTGGGTGTTCTCCTTGCGCAGCGCGGCCAGCTCGGCGCGTTCGTCGCTGGTGAGCAGATCATCGCGTTCGCTGGCGTCGGCTTCGGCCTGGCGGATCCAGCCGCGCAGGGCCTCGTGATGGACACCGATCTCCTCGGCCATACGGCGGATCACGGGCTTCGGCTCCGCGGCGCGGTACATCCGCACCGCACGCTCACGCAACTCCAGCGGGTACTTCCTCGGGGCAGGCATCAACAGGGCTCCTCTCGGTGAGTCCTATCTGACCTGCTGTCACCGCCCTCCGCATCTCGGGGGAACCTCACCATCCGGCGGGGGACTGGCGCACGCGTGTGCGTCTCACAGGAAGGAGCCACATCCGGTGGCTATCAGCTTCGGCCATGACCGCCCGTGGGGCGGTGTCTCCCAGCACGAGTACCGGCGCATGGCGCAGAACCCTGCGCACCAGCTCGCCTACCGCGTCCACTTCGCCGCCATCGGATGGGCAGACCGGCACGGACACGCGGGCTTCGCCCCCGGCCGGCTGGCCGCACTGCTGGGCAAGGAAGGTAAGCCACTGTCCGAGCAGAGCACCCGCAACGCGGTGGCACGCGCCAAGGAGCTGGACCTTGTGTCGCCCCGCTCCGGGGCCGCTTGCCTCGTGCTTCCTCCCCACCTGTTCCAGAAGGGCAAGGGTGCGCCAGTTCCCTGCCGTCTCCACCAGGACCGGTAAGTACACGCTGTCCGTGTAGCCAGAGCACGCCTGGCGTGTACCCAAACAGCATCCGAACTGCGGGAACGCTCGCGTCCTCTCTTATCTATTTGGTCCAAGTGCGGTCGAGCCT from Streptomyces sp. DH-12 carries:
- a CDS encoding Uma2 family endonuclease, with the protein product MTVLEDRIEMAESGDELTLDMMFEWLEKMPVPEGYKAEIVGGHIFMTPQRDTHWDIIADLYDQLRAKYPRKRLKSDVRIDYPGHLNGFASDVTLLAEGATQNSKGRWRCEDVVFIAEVISQKTADNDYGPKKDAYAAAGVPVYLIVDPYTGEWHLHTLPKDGKYHGSVCFGFGTRIDLTRTVVGLILRTDDFPRG
- a CDS encoding recombinase family protein; amino-acid sequence: MARVLGVVRLSRVSDETTSPERQRRSIQRWADQEGHVVVGWVEDIDVSGGVEPWKRPEFGKWLPSTIGKEVSAIEHRIAMEESRADEYDILCALKIDRLSRRVLHVHTLLEWCEKNGKEVATVEDGINLNTQMGKLLLSLIASFAEGELEAIKARAKSSYNHLVKEGRWRGGRTPYGYREEKQETGEGWKLVPDDYGTDTAGTLREIVRRLIAGESANSIAQWLNEDVSKTPTSLDAQMIRSGKTPKGSRWTAANTAKVVRSRCILGQMEVSEEVMVDGKKTTRRRVVRDADGQPLQRAEPLITHEEWELANKKLDENTSKRNGNRKGGSPLLRVAFCTCGEPAYLGPGRNWPYYRCASRTTHKPCPTGSKGIAAHTLEGAVEQAFLLAAGDVEIVRKVFRPGVDYTRDIEEVNRALSDLREDREAGLYSSELGKQEYREAYKRLDARREQLIAQPTRPDTWEEIPTGETYRERWSTLSTQHEKGRELRAAGVKAVIHAEPIPGMAAAQLMAPDGHEGMWQHPVGRVQVLIPMDFKQRLRNMAAVHSEG
- a CDS encoding IS3 family transposase; the encoded protein is MTALFDEHEHLEVEPTLRELRIPSSTYYRWRRAAKEPCERRRRDTELTGQIQRIHTDSGGIYGSPRVHAVLKREGVLVGRKRVERLMREAGLAGISPRRTGKGFTRRDRDAELAPDLVRRDFTADGPNRLWVTDLTMIPTGEGPLWLSAIRDAFSRRVVAWETAARADADLVLTTLEYALTSREVEPGQLIHHADHGCQYTSVKLTTRLMRAGIEASMGSVGDSYDNALAENLWMLIKTEGLRGRTFATRAEANLALFEYIDGFYNSRRIQKRLGYLSPLEFEEKHYAKQAATERANLKPRQPALTS
- a CDS encoding transposase — encoded protein: MPAPRKYPLELRERAVRMYRAAEPKPVIRRMAEEIGVHHEALRGWIRQAEADASERDDLLTSDERAELAALRKENTQLRRSNEILRTASAFFAAQLDPTRPG
- the thpR gene encoding RNA 2',3'-cyclic phosphodiesterase, encoding MRLFAAVLPPEDVIGTLAAEVGGLRELPGAGGMRWTERAGWHFTLAFYGEVDEETVPELTARLGRAAARTEPFRLALSGGGQFGRGRALWAGAAGDLRTMRLLAERSEAAGRKAGVEMDTHRRYQAHLTVARSRDAVDVRPYLAALEDFRSRTWTVQELVLVRSHLPRSGVPGEQPRYEAVARRALGAAR